The proteins below are encoded in one region of Citrobacter enshiensis:
- a CDS encoding terminase endonuclease subunit, whose translation MSLSPARQHRLRIQAEQAAREGGCVRHASGYDLMLLQLAEDRRRLKGIQSTVKKAEIKVELLPKYAAWAEGVLAAGGTQQDDVLMYVMLWRIDAGDYAGALEIGRHALRHGWVMPLGNRNVQTVLAEEMADAAQSALLAAADFDAGLLLQTLDLTADLDMPDQSRARLHKAIGAVLSESNPASALNHLTHALQLDPRCGVKKEKQQLERRLRNDSR comes from the coding sequence ATGAGCCTGAGTCCCGCACGGCAGCACCGCCTGCGCATTCAGGCCGAACAGGCCGCCCGTGAGGGCGGCTGTGTTCGCCATGCCTCGGGCTATGACCTGATGCTGCTGCAACTGGCAGAAGATCGCCGCCGACTTAAAGGCATCCAGTCCACGGTGAAAAAGGCCGAAATCAAGGTGGAGCTGCTGCCGAAATATGCCGCCTGGGCAGAGGGCGTGCTGGCTGCCGGAGGTACACAGCAGGATGACGTGCTGATGTATGTGATGCTGTGGCGTATTGACGCCGGTGATTATGCCGGTGCGCTGGAAATTGGGCGTCATGCGCTGCGCCATGGCTGGGTGATGCCGCTGGGCAACCGTAACGTGCAGACCGTGCTGGCAGAAGAAATGGCAGATGCGGCACAGAGCGCCCTGCTTGCGGCTGCTGATTTTGATGCGGGTTTGCTACTGCAGACGCTGGACCTGACAGCCGATCTGGATATGCCGGACCAGTCGCGGGCGCGCCTGCATAAAGCCATCGGCGCGGTGCTGAGTGAAAGCAACCCGGCATCGGCCCTGAATCACCTTACCCATGCGCTGCAGCTCGATCCCCGCTGCGGCGTGAAAAAAGAAAAGCAGCAGCTGGAGCGCAGACTGCGCAATGACAGCCGCTAA
- a CDS encoding head completion/stabilization protein gives MKFVAPEQAPEQAEVIKNTPFWPDVDLSEFRTVMRTDGTVTQPRLKQVVLTAISEVNAELYDFRNRQQMLGYRALAEVPSDMLDGKSERIQHYHNAVFCWTRAVLNERYQDYDATASGVKRGEELAEASGDLWRDARWAISRVQDAPHCTVELI, from the coding sequence ATGAAGTTTGTTGCGCCAGAACAGGCACCGGAGCAGGCGGAGGTCATCAAAAATACGCCGTTCTGGCCTGATGTGGACCTGTCAGAATTTCGCACTGTGATGCGTACTGACGGCACGGTGACGCAGCCGCGTTTAAAGCAGGTTGTGCTGACGGCAATTTCTGAGGTTAACGCTGAGCTGTACGACTTCCGCAACCGCCAGCAGATGCTGGGCTACCGGGCACTGGCTGAGGTTCCGTCGGACATGCTGGACGGTAAAAGCGAACGTATCCAGCACTACCACAACGCCGTTTTTTGCTGGACGCGTGCCGTGCTCAATGAACGTTATCAGGACTATGACGCCACCGCGTCAGGTGTGAAGCGAGGGGAGGAACTGGCGGAGGCCAGCGGTGATCTGTGGCGTGATGCCCGCTGGGCCATCAGCCGGGTGCAGGATGCACCGCACTGTACGGTAGAACTTATCTGA
- a CDS encoding tail protein X, whose product MKVRAHQYDTVDALCWRYYRRTQGVTEQVLKANPGLAEYGPFLPHGLQVELPDITVPTTTQTVQLWD is encoded by the coding sequence ATGAAAGTGCGTGCGCATCAGTATGACACGGTGGACGCGCTTTGCTGGCGTTATTACAGGCGCACGCAGGGTGTCACTGAGCAGGTTCTGAAAGCAAATCCGGGGCTGGCAGAGTACGGCCCATTTTTACCGCACGGGCTGCAGGTGGAACTACCGGATATTACGGTGCCAACCACTACGCAGACCGTCCAGCTATGGGACTGA
- a CDS encoding HP1 family phage holin has protein sequence MTLERISTFITYCIAVLLAWLGDLSLKDASTVGGVLIGVLMLAINWYYKHQSFRLLRDGKISRGEYESFNR, from the coding sequence ATGACACTTGAACGAATCAGCACCTTTATCACTTACTGCATCGCCGTGCTGCTGGCATGGCTGGGCGATCTGTCGCTCAAGGATGCATCAACGGTTGGCGGCGTGCTGATTGGTGTGCTGATGCTGGCTATCAACTGGTACTACAAACACCAGTCTTTCAGATTGCTGCGCGATGGCAAAATTTCACGGGGGGAATATGAATCCTTCAATCGTTAA
- a CDS encoding lysozyme, producing MNPSIVKRCLVGAVLAIAATLPGFQSLKTSVEGLKLIADYEGCRLQPYQCSAGVWTDGIGNTSGVVPGKTITERQAAQGLINNVLLTEKRLDACLMVKPPQHVYDALVSIGFNVGTGAICRSTMVSYINRQQWWQACNQLPRWIYVNGVKNKGLENRRAREMDWCLKGAS from the coding sequence ATGAATCCTTCAATCGTTAAGCGCTGCCTTGTCGGGGCAGTGCTGGCTATCGCCGCCACGCTGCCCGGTTTTCAGTCGCTCAAAACCTCCGTTGAGGGGCTGAAACTGATTGCCGATTACGAGGGATGCCGCCTGCAGCCGTATCAGTGCAGCGCAGGTGTCTGGACTGACGGGATCGGCAATACATCCGGGGTGGTGCCGGGGAAAACCATCACGGAACGGCAGGCGGCGCAGGGGTTAATAAACAATGTGCTGCTGACTGAAAAAAGGCTGGATGCCTGCCTGATGGTTAAGCCACCGCAACATGTCTACGATGCGCTGGTGAGTATTGGTTTCAATGTGGGGACCGGCGCTATCTGCAGGTCAACCATGGTGTCATATATCAATCGCCAGCAGTGGTGGCAGGCATGCAACCAGCTACCGCGCTGGATTTACGTTAACGGTGTGAAAAATAAAGGTCTCGAGAACCGCCGCGCGCGGGAAATGGACTGGTGCTTAAAAGGAGCATCTTGA